A segment of the Paraburkholderia fungorum genome:
AGGTCGGCGACGATACCCGCCGTGTCGGCCGTATTTGCTTCAGCAGCCACTTCGCCGACGAAATCCGCGCGATCGACGAACAGCACCTTCGCGCCCTCGGCAGCCGCACGCAACGCCACACCGCGGCCGATGCCCTGCGCCGCCCCGGTCACGACCATCACCTTGCCCGCGAATCGTTGCGCGCTCATACGGCCGCCGTCGCTGCATTGGGGGTGAACTTCTCGTAGTGGAAGCTGTTCGGCTTCACGCCGGTGTCGTCGAAATGCTTGCGCACGGCATCGACCATCGGCGGCGGCCCGCACAGATAAACATCGACGTCACCGTCGTTCAACGCTTCGGCCGGCATGTGCTGCGTGACCCAACCTTTGCGCGGGTGTGACGATTGCGCATCGGCGACGACCGTGCTGAAACTGAAATTCGGCAGCCTCTCTGCGTAAGCTTCAATGGCGTCGACCTGCACCAGATCGAGATCGCGCGTCACGCCGTAAATGAGATGAACCTTCTGCTGTGCATGAGTGCGTGCGAGTACTTCCAGCATCGACAGAAACGGTGCAAGGCCCGTGCCGCCCGCAAGAAACAGCAATGGCCGCTCCACCGTACGCAAATAGAAACTGCCGAGCGGCCCGGTCAACTCGACCTGGCTGCCCGGCTGCGCCGATTCGAGCCAGGTGCTCATCACGCCGCCACTGATTCGCTTGATCAGAAAGCTGATTTTCGACTCGCCCGGCGCCGACGAAAACGAATACGAGCGATGCTGCCCGCTGCCGGGCACGTCGATATTCACGTACTGCCCCGGCAGGAATACTGGCGCTGCTGTGTCCACGTCAAGTTCGAGTACGACCGCCGCGTCGTTGTGCTGCTCCACCTTCGAAACTGTCGCGGCGAATTTGCTCTGCGCGGTTTTGCAAGCCGTTGAAGATGCCGGCACCGCGATCACACAATCGCTTTGCGGCACCATCTGACACGTGAGGACGAGCCCGCTGTCTTTCTCGTCTTCGCTCAGCGCGTCTTCGATATAGTCATCGCCGAGATCGTAGCGCCCGCTTTCGGCGCGGCATTTGCAGGTGCCGCACACGCCGTCGGAGCAATCCATCGGCAGGTTGATCTTCGCGCGAAAGGCGGCGTCGAGTACTTTTTCACCCACTTTGCAGGTGACGAAGCGGGTCACGCCATCTTCGAAATTCAGTGCAATGTTGTAGCTGGACATCTTGCCTCCTGTACTTCCTGTTTCCTTCAGATACCCGTTATCAAACGTGATAAACGTCGAGCACCTGGCGGATATAGTCGTTCTTCAATACGATTCGCTTGTACGAAATCAGCAGGGCATCGTCGACCTTTCGCAGCGTGACGAACATCGTGCCGAAGAACTGATCGGTGCTTTTGTAGCGATGGCTGAGCGTGTTGAAGTTGTAGCGCACGTCCACTTCGTTATCGCGCGCAGCCAGCACCTCCACATTGGTGACGTTGTGGCTGGTGCGCGGCTCGGGCATCGAAGCACCGCTTCGTTCGGTCTTGATGCGAAACACGCGGTCTTCCAGGCCGCCGCGATCCGGGTAGTACATCAGCGAAATCTGGCTCTCGTGGTCGTCGGTGAGCCGATCGTCGTCGTCCCACGCCGGCATCCAGTAGGTGACGTCTTCGGTGTAGCAGGCGAGCCAGTCGTCCCATTGACGGTCGTCGAGCAGACGCGCTTCGCGATAAAGCATCGCGCAGATTTTCTGGTAGTCGAAGCTCATGCCGGCACCTCCGCGTGTTCTTTTTTCAGCGCGTCGCGCATGACATGTACCCAGTATTCGTGCTGGCAGACGAACAAGCCTTCGTCTTCGCTGCGCTCGCCGGAAATGCGCGGCTTCAGACCCATCGTCTTCGCATTCGCGTCCGCGCCTTCGACCCACAACGGCGCGCCGCGCGACAGATCGTTCCACAGCGCAGTAGTGCCCGCGTAACCGGCCTGGCAGGCGCGAAATTCTTCGAGATCGTCGGCGGTGCCCATACCCGAGACGTTGAAGAAATCTTCGTATTGACGGATGCGGGTCGCCCGGTCGGCTGCGCTCTCGCCCTTCGGCGCAAAGCAGAAAATACTGACTTCCGTCTTGTCGACGCTGATGGGACGCACCACGCGAATCTGCGTGCTGAACTGGTCCATCAAAAACACATTCGGATACAGACACAGGTTGCGCGTCTGGTTGACGATGAAATCCGCCTGCACCTCGCCCACGCGCGCCTTGATCTCGTCGCGGTATTGATAGACCGGCCGCACTTCCGGGTTCATCGTTTTTGTCCACAGCAGAATGTGGCCGTGGTCGAAGCCGTACACACCGGCCACCGATTTGCTCCAGCTATTCGCATCCACGGCCTTCGTGCCGTCGACCTTGCGACGGTCCATCGTCGCGGCATAGTTCCAGTGCACGGTGCTGACGTGGTAGCCGTCGCAGCCGTTTTCCATCTGCATTTTCCAGTTGCCGTCGTAGATATACGACGAATTGCCGCGCAATACTTCGAGTCCGTTGGCGGCCTGATCGACGATCTGATCGATGATCACTTTAGTCTCGCCGAGGTAGTCCTCCAGCGGCATCGCGTCTGCATTCAGGCTGCCGAACAGGAAGCCGCGATAGCTCTGGAAGCGCGCGACTTTCTTCAGATCGTGTGAACCGTTGGTATTGAATTGCACCGGATATTCGGTGGTTTTCACATCTTTCACTTTCAGCAGCTTGCCGGTATTGGCAAAACTCCAGCCGTGAAACGGACACGTGAAAGTGCCTTTATTGCCGTGCTTCTTGCGGCACAGCATCGCGCCCTTATGCGCGCATGCGTTGATCACCGCGTGCAGTTCGCCGGTCTTGTCACGCGTGACGACGATTGGCTGGCGGCCGATCCATGTCGTGTAGTAATCGTTGTTCTCGGGAATCTGGCTCTCATGCGCGAGATAAACCCAATTGCTCTCGAAGATATGTTTCATCTCGAGTTCGAACAGATCGGCGTTGGTAAAGATGTCGCGGCGGCAACGGAATACGCCGTTTTCCCTGTCATCCTGAACGGCGGTATTCAGCAGTTCATCCAGCTGCTGGGCTTTGTCGATAGTGGCAGACATAAGTGTTCTCCCTACGCGTACTCCTCACGGAGCACGCGCATCGGTGTAGAAAAAAATGGGCGGAGAATTGAGCGGCAGCAGGGGTACGACGGTGCAGCCGCGTGAGCGCGTCGGACGCTCAGGCTGTCGCGGACGCGCGCAGACGATTGACGAGCTGGTTGTCCTTGCCCTGCACCAGCGGCGTCAACCCGATGTTGAACTCGATTTCCTTATACGCGTCGGCCTTCATGCCGAGCGCCAGGCCGCCGGTCTTTTCAACGACGTGCGGAATCAGATCTTCACGGGTGGCGTACGCGAAGTCGTCCCAGATCAGCGGATCGCCTTCGATGTTGATCTGCGTGGTCAGCTTGCGGTATTTGTCGCTCGTGGCGAAGAAGTGAACGTGCGCGGGACGGTTGCCATGACGCGCGAGCACGTTCAGCAACTGCTGCGTCGCGCCGTGCGGCGGGCAGCCGTAGCCGACCGGCATCAGCGTGCGGAATTCGTACTTGCCGTCGGCACCCGTGCTCACCGCGCCACGCAGATTGAACTCGCTCTGCGCGCCCGTCGGGTCGAAATGCGAATAGAAGCCCTTCGAGTTGGCGTGCCAGCATTCGACTACCGCGCCCGCGACGGGCTTGCCGTCAGGACCCGTCACCGTGCCGCGAATGACCAGCGGTCCTGCATCCTCGTCCGGGTTGACGTCGAGCTTCGCGACGCCGTCACGCACCGGTGCGCCAGCGACGTACAACGGACCTTCAATCGTGCGGGCCGTGCCGCCAGTGATGTCGGCGGCCTTGTCTTCGGCGTCCATCCGGATGTCGAGGAATTTTTCCAGACCGAGACCGGCGGCGAGCAACGCGGCTTCGCCGTCCTGGCCCAGCTTGTTGAAGTAGTGGACACCCGCCCAGATTTCATCGGGCGTCATGTCGAGGTCGTCGATGGCCTTGAACAGGTCGCCCAGCAGGCGATTGACGATCTGCTTCGCGCGAGCATTGCCGTCCTGGCTTCCGAGGTTGGCAGCGGCCTTCAACAGGTCCTGCACTTCCTTCGTATCGAACACTTTGACGCTCATGTCTGCTCCTGAATCTCTATTTATGGTGGGGGTTAACCCTTGATCCGGCACACGCTTAGATATGTCTGAAAGGTATAATTGGGTGCTGAAACAGAGTGTGAATGCAGAATAATGGACAGTACAAAGCCGCGTCCAACACTGATTTGGTATCGGGCTATATCCAGGAGGTATTGAAATGGAACTGCGGCATCTTCGTTATTTCGTCGCGGTGGCCGAGGAACGCAATTTCACGCGCGCGGCGCAGCGGCTCAACATTGCGCAGCCGCCTTTAAGCCGTCAGATCCAGCAACTCGAAGAGACGCTCGGCGTCCAGTTACTGGAGCGCAATTCACGTCCGCTAAAGCTGACGGAGACCGGCAAGTTCTTTTATTCGCATGCCGCCCAGTTGCTCGCGCAGACTGCCGATCTCGAATCCATGACCCGGCGTGTGGGCAATATCGAGCGGAGTCTGTCGGTTGGGTTCGTCGGGTCGACCCTGTATGGCATGCTGCCGAAAATCATCCGGCGCTTTCGCGACCAGAATGCGACAGTCGAGTTGAGCCTGCACGAAATGTCGACGATGGATCAGATCCGGGCGCTGAAGGACGGGCGGATCGACGTCGGTTTCGGCCGTATCCGGCTGGAGGACCCGAACATCCGCCGGGTGATTCTCCGCGAAGAGAAGATGATCGTGGCGTTGCCGGAGGGCCATCCGCTTTCCACGGCGAAACCCGTTGTGGCCCTGCGCGACCTGACTAACGAAACGCTGATCATTTTCCCGAAGTCGCCCCGCCCCAGTTACGCGGACCAGGTGCTCGCGGCCTTTCACGACCGCGCGCTGGAACCGCGCAAGATTTACGAAGTGCGCGAATTGCAGATCGCGCTGGGACTGGTTGCGGCGGGCGAAGGCATTTCCATTGTTCCGAGCAGCGTGAACGGCCTCAAGCGCGACGACGTGAGCTACAAGGAACTGGACGACCCGACGCTGGTGTCGCCGATCATCATGAGCATGCGCGCGCTCGACGAATCGCGCGACATCCGCGAAATGCTCGAACTCGTGTACCGACTGTACGAGGAAGAGGATATCCCCTACACAGCTCGCGTCGAGCGGGCTCCGTGACTGCCGCCATACCTCTGCGGTATCGCACTAGACGTTAATGGTGTTGGACAGCCGATTATTGCGCGGGCAATACTGCAGCAACTCATCCACTCCGTCACCCAAGGTATGAACCCGCAAATCACCTCCGTCGAAGCGATTCTGGTCGATCTCCCGACCATTCGCGCGCATCAGCTAGCCATGGCGACGATGCAGCAGCAAACCCTCGTCATCGTCCGGCTGCGTTCCAGCGACGGCATCGAAGGCCTTGGCGAAGCCACCACGATCGGCGGGCTGTCGTACGGTGACGAGAGTCCCGAAGGCATCAAGCTGACTATCGACACCTACCTTGCACCGGCGGTCATCGGCCAGGACGCGACCAATATCAACAGCGCGATGCTCAAGCTGAACAAGGTCGCGAAAGGCAACCGCTTCGCCAAATGCGCGATCGAAACCGCTTTACTCGATGCGCAGGGCAAACGCCTCGGCGTGCCCGTATCGACGTTGCTGGGCGGCGCTGTGCGCAAGACGCTCCCCGTTCTCTGGACGCTCGCGAGCGGAGACACGCAACGGGATATCGAGGAAGCGGAGACGCTCCTCGCCGAACGCCGCCATAACACGTTCAAACTGAAGATCGGCCGCCGCAGCGTGCGTGACGACGTCGCTCACGTATCGAAGATCAAGGCGGCGCTCGGCGATCGCGCGAAGGTCACGGTCGACGTGAATCAGGCCTGGAGTGAAGTTGACGCGACGCTCGGCATCGCAGCGCTCGAAGCCGCCGGCATCGACCTGATCGAGCAGCCGACACCTCGCGAGCAGCGCGGCGCGCTCGCCAGGCTGGCCGCGCGTTTCATCGTGCCGATCATGGCCGACGAAGCCGTGACCGGCCCGGAAGACGCGCTCGAACTCGCACGCGACGCATGTGCCGACGTGTTCGCGTTGAAGATCGCGAAGTCTGGCGGTATCTACGGAATGATGCGCGCAGCGGCTATCGCGGATGCGGCAGGTATCTCGCTGTATGGCGGCACGATGCTCGAAGGCAGCATTGGATCGATTGCGTCGGCGCATGGATTCTGCGCGCTGCCGCAACTTGCCTGGGGTACCGAACTATTCGGGCCGCTGCTCGTGAAGGACGATATCGTCACGGCGCGGCCGCAATATCGGGACTTCGACCTTCATTTGCCGGAAGGTCCGGGCCTGGGTCTTCATATCGACGAAGACAAGCTCGCCTTCTATCGTCGCGACAAGAAAAGCTGAGCGCCACTAGCGCGACGCAAAACCGCTCACGCCGACTTCTCCCGCTTGGCTGGCCTGCGGGAGCGTCTCATTTGCCTTATTTCGCAGAGGAAGACAATGCTTTATCTCGTAAGAATGGACGTACATCTGCCGCACGATATGCCCGCCGCTCAGGCCGACGAAATCAAGGCGCGCGAAAAGGCTTACTCGCAGGAATTGCAACGGCAAGGGAAGTGGCAGCAGTTGCATCGTGTTGTCGGCGAGTACGCTAATTACAGCGTGTTCGATGTTGAATCGAACGATGAGCTTCACACGATTCTTTCCGGCCTGCCGCTGTTTCCGTATATGACGATGAAGGTGACGGCGCTCGCGCGTCATCCTTCTTCGATACGCTGATAAGGCAACGTTGTTGCTACAGCGGCGGACTTTTTCGCCGCTGTAGCAACAACTTTCATTACTGGCTTCAGGCGAACTACCGGGAAATCTTCTCCAGTTCAAGCCCTTTGGTACGCGGCCCCATCAACCCAATCGCCAGCATCACAATCAGCATCGCCCCCGCGATAAACACGAACACGCCCGCCGTGCCGAACTGCTTCAACACCTCGGCAATCAGAAACGCCGTGAAGATCGCGGAAAACCGGCTCCACGAATACACGAAGCCCACTGCACGCGCGCGGATGCTGGTCGGAAAAAGCTCCGACTGATACGCGTGAAAGCTGTAGGAAATGATATTGCCCGCGAGCGTCAGACACACGCCCAGGCTCACCAGCAACACCGCGCCCGACGCCTGGCTGAACCACAGCCCGCAGACGATATTCACGCCCGCCATCACCACGATCACGGTCTTACGCTCGAAGCGGTCGCCGATAAAAAGCCCGATCACCGGACCCAGCGGCGCGGCCAGCGCGATCACGCTCGAATACATCAGACTCGTGGTAATCGTAATGCCCTGCTTGATCAGCAACGTCGGCACCCAGTTCGCGAAGCCGTAAAAACCCACCGTCTGGAAGATGTTGAAGATCGTCATCATCAGCGTGCGGCTGCGGTATGGGGGCACCCACATATCGCGGAAACTCCCGCGCGGCGCGACCGGCACCGGCGGAGCAGGCGGCGGCAACTCGCGGCCGTATTCGCGGCGCACCTTCGCTTCGAGTTCGGTCATCACGCGGTCGGCTTCGGCAACGCGGCCTTGCTGCGCGAGCCAGCGCGGGCTTTCCGGCAGCGCCCGGCGGATCCACCAGACAAACAGCGCGCCGTGTGCGCCGATCAGCACGACCCAACGCCAGCCGTCGAGACCGAACAGCGTGCGCGGCACCAGCAGAAACGACAGAAACGCCACGACAGGGACAGCGGTAAAACCCACCGCCTGCTCGCACGCGAACGCGCGACCGCGAATCTGTTTGGGCACCAGTTCGGAGATGTAAGTGCCGATCGTCACCAGTTCGACGCCGATGCCGATGCCCGCGACAAAGCGCCAGAAGTTCAGCCCCGTGGCCGTTTCCTGAAAAGCCATGATCACGTTCGCCGCCGTGTACCACAGCAGCGAATACGTGAAGACGGCGCGGCGTCCGAAGCGATCGGCGAGAAAACCGCATGCAATCGTGCCGATAAACAGCCCGCTGAATAGCGCGGCAATAAAACTCGCGACGCCGGTCGTGCCGAACAGCCCGTGAGTGGTCGCCGTCAGCAGCCCGCTCTTGACGAGGCCCGGCGCGATATAGCCGGAATACAGCAGATCGTAGAGTTCGAAGAAGAAGCCGAGGCTCAGCAGCACCACCAGTTTCCAGATGGAACGGGTGGCGGGCAGCCGGTCGAGGCGTGCCGAAATGCTGCCTGCGTCGAGCGACGCCGCGCTGGCCGCGCCCCCTTCCAGAGCGCCGGCCGATGCCGCCGCATGAGCGCCGTTGCGGGTGACGGCCCCGGTGTGATCGGGTGATGCCATGTTGTTTGTCTCCTGGTGATGCAGGCGAAAATATGAGGCTCGCCGGGGCCGGTCTGGTGCCGGCCTGTCGACCTTTTGCGCCTTGCACGCACCACGCTGCCGGACCCTGGGTCCGGCGAGCATTCTAGCCGCGTGCGCGCTTCAATTGTTCGAAGGTGGTGATTTTTCCGGCCAGGGCGCTGGCTGCCACCGTGTACGGGCTGGCCAGCCAGACGTCGCCCGGCCCCGAGCGGCCCGGAAAATTACGGTTGATCGCGCTGATCGTGACCTCGTTCGCGGCGGCCGATTGACCGGGGCCGCAATTCGCGCACGATCCGCAGCCGGGCATCACGAGCGTCACGCCCGCGCGCTCGAAAACCGGCAGATAGCCCTGTTCCTCGCAATACGCGCGCACCGCCATGGTGCCGAATTGCAGGTACAGGCGCGTACCGTCGGGCACGCGAATGCCCCGCTCGACGCCCCAGCGCAGCACCTCGTGATAGAAGTCGAAGTCCTCGCGCTTGCCGGCGGTGCAGGAGCCGCCGTATGCGATATCGACCGCGACGTCCTGTTCGAGTTGCGGTGCGGGCACGCCGTTGCCGGGGTCGCCGGGTCGCGCGAGCATCGGCTCGATCGCGTTTGCGTCGATATGAATCGTGTCGCGGTACGTCGCGCCCGCGTCGCTTTTCATCCACGATTCGACGGTGAAATCGACGCCGCGCCGCTCCTTCAGAAACGCCTCCGTGCGCTCGTCAGGCTCGACGATGCCGGTGAACCCGCCCAATTCCGCGACCATGTTCGTCAACGTTGCGCGCTCGTCGATCGACATCGCGCGCACCGCCGCGCCGCCGTATTCGAACACGAGGCCGATCGCGCTGCCCGAGCGGATCGCGTCCATCCGCAGCAGATGCAGCACTACGTCCTTCGCGGTCACGCCGTCACGCAATGCGCCGTCGATCTCGATCCGCAACGTCTCCGGCACCTTGCAGCGCACGTAGCCGGTCACCCAGCTATTGGCGATTTCCGTGGCGCCCGCGCCGAACGCGAGGCAGCCGAGCGCGCCCGAGTGCGGCGTATGCGAATCGGTGCCGCACGCCACCTGTCCCGGCAACGCGTATTGCTCGGCCATCAACGCATGGCAGATGCCTTCGGAGCCGGGTAAGTTATCGAGCGCGCCGTGCGAGCGCACCGGATAGTCGCGCGAAAACGACGTGTGGCCTTCCATCAGATTCGCGACGCCGGACAACAGTCCGTCGCGCACATGTGGAATGCTCTGCGGCGCCAGCACCAGATGATCCTGAAACGCGATGATGTGATCCGGCGCATGCAGCGGCGCGGGCTTGCCGAACGCGCGATGCATCAGGTGGGCGCACATGCCCGTGAAATAGTCGTGGCTGAAGCGCCAGTCGGCGGCGATGAACACGCCGTCGCCACGCTGCGCGCCGGCGATACCCGGGTGCAGATGACGGTCGATGATCTTTTCGACCAGCGTCTTTGGGGTGGCGCTCGTTGCGTTGTCTCTCACGCGCGGCGCGGGCCAGTCCGCGAAACGGCTATACGCGAGC
Coding sequences within it:
- the benC gene encoding benzoate 1,2-dioxygenase electron transfer component BenC, which gives rise to MSSYNIALNFEDGVTRFVTCKVGEKVLDAAFRAKINLPMDCSDGVCGTCKCRAESGRYDLGDDYIEDALSEDEKDSGLVLTCQMVPQSDCVIAVPASSTACKTAQSKFAATVSKVEQHNDAAVVLELDVDTAAPVFLPGQYVNIDVPGSGQHRSYSFSSAPGESKISFLIKRISGGVMSTWLESAQPGSQVELTGPLGSFYLRTVERPLLFLAGGTGLAPFLSMLEVLARTHAQQKVHLIYGVTRDLDLVQVDAIEAYAERLPNFSFSTVVADAQSSHPRKGWVTQHMPAEALNDGDVDVYLCGPPPMVDAVRKHFDDTGVKPNSFHYEKFTPNAATAAV
- the benB gene encoding benzoate 1,2-dioxygenase small subunit, translating into MSFDYQKICAMLYREARLLDDRQWDDWLACYTEDVTYWMPAWDDDDRLTDDHESQISLMYYPDRGGLEDRVFRIKTERSGASMPEPRTSHNVTNVEVLAARDNEVDVRYNFNTLSHRYKSTDQFFGTMFVTLRKVDDALLISYKRIVLKNDYIRQVLDVYHV
- a CDS encoding Rieske 2Fe-2S domain-containing protein, which gives rise to MSATIDKAQQLDELLNTAVQDDRENGVFRCRRDIFTNADLFELEMKHIFESNWVYLAHESQIPENNDYYTTWIGRQPIVVTRDKTGELHAVINACAHKGAMLCRKKHGNKGTFTCPFHGWSFANTGKLLKVKDVKTTEYPVQFNTNGSHDLKKVARFQSYRGFLFGSLNADAMPLEDYLGETKVIIDQIVDQAANGLEVLRGNSSYIYDGNWKMQMENGCDGYHVSTVHWNYAATMDRRKVDGTKAVDANSWSKSVAGVYGFDHGHILLWTKTMNPEVRPVYQYRDEIKARVGEVQADFIVNQTRNLCLYPNVFLMDQFSTQIRVVRPISVDKTEVSIFCFAPKGESAADRATRIRQYEDFFNVSGMGTADDLEEFRACQAGYAGTTALWNDLSRGAPLWVEGADANAKTMGLKPRISGERSEDEGLFVCQHEYWVHVMRDALKKEHAEVPA
- the catA gene encoding catechol 1,2-dioxygenase, with protein sequence MSVKVFDTKEVQDLLKAAANLGSQDGNARAKQIVNRLLGDLFKAIDDLDMTPDEIWAGVHYFNKLGQDGEAALLAAGLGLEKFLDIRMDAEDKAADITGGTARTIEGPLYVAGAPVRDGVAKLDVNPDEDAGPLVIRGTVTGPDGKPVAGAVVECWHANSKGFYSHFDPTGAQSEFNLRGAVSTGADGKYEFRTLMPVGYGCPPHGATQQLLNVLARHGNRPAHVHFFATSDKYRKLTTQINIEGDPLIWDDFAYATREDLIPHVVEKTGGLALGMKADAYKEIEFNIGLTPLVQGKDNQLVNRLRASATA
- a CDS encoding LysR family transcriptional regulator, with the protein product MELRHLRYFVAVAEERNFTRAAQRLNIAQPPLSRQIQQLEETLGVQLLERNSRPLKLTETGKFFYSHAAQLLAQTADLESMTRRVGNIERSLSVGFVGSTLYGMLPKIIRRFRDQNATVELSLHEMSTMDQIRALKDGRIDVGFGRIRLEDPNIRRVILREEKMIVALPEGHPLSTAKPVVALRDLTNETLIIFPKSPRPSYADQVLAAFHDRALEPRKIYEVRELQIALGLVAAGEGISIVPSSVNGLKRDDVSYKELDDPTLVSPIIMSMRALDESRDIREMLELVYRLYEEEDIPYTARVERAP
- a CDS encoding muconate/chloromuconate family cycloisomerase, whose protein sequence is MNPQITSVEAILVDLPTIRAHQLAMATMQQQTLVIVRLRSSDGIEGLGEATTIGGLSYGDESPEGIKLTIDTYLAPAVIGQDATNINSAMLKLNKVAKGNRFAKCAIETALLDAQGKRLGVPVSTLLGGAVRKTLPVLWTLASGDTQRDIEEAETLLAERRHNTFKLKIGRRSVRDDVAHVSKIKAALGDRAKVTVDVNQAWSEVDATLGIAALEAAGIDLIEQPTPREQRGALARLAARFIVPIMADEAVTGPEDALELARDACADVFALKIAKSGGIYGMMRAAAIADAAGISLYGGTMLEGSIGSIASAHGFCALPQLAWGTELFGPLLVKDDIVTARPQYRDFDLHLPEGPGLGLHIDEDKLAFYRRDKKS
- the catC gene encoding muconolactone Delta-isomerase, yielding MLYLVRMDVHLPHDMPAAQADEIKAREKAYSQELQRQGKWQQLHRVVGEYANYSVFDVESNDELHTILSGLPLFPYMTMKVTALARHPSSIR
- a CDS encoding MFS transporter, with the protein product MASPDHTGAVTRNGAHAAASAGALEGGAASAASLDAGSISARLDRLPATRSIWKLVVLLSLGFFFELYDLLYSGYIAPGLVKSGLLTATTHGLFGTTGVASFIAALFSGLFIGTIACGFLADRFGRRAVFTYSLLWYTAANVIMAFQETATGLNFWRFVAGIGIGVELVTIGTYISELVPKQIRGRAFACEQAVGFTAVPVVAFLSFLLVPRTLFGLDGWRWVVLIGAHGALFVWWIRRALPESPRWLAQQGRVAEADRVMTELEAKVRREYGRELPPPAPPVPVAPRGSFRDMWVPPYRSRTLMMTIFNIFQTVGFYGFANWVPTLLIKQGITITTSLMYSSVIALAAPLGPVIGLFIGDRFERKTVIVVMAGVNIVCGLWFSQASGAVLLVSLGVCLTLAGNIISYSFHAYQSELFPTSIRARAVGFVYSWSRFSAIFTAFLIAEVLKQFGTAGVFVFIAGAMLIVMLAIGLMGPRTKGLELEKISR
- a CDS encoding aconitase family protein: MTDTIRLDGRVLYLSQDPAVIDAQLAGDNFTRETAGALRDNVSTDEITPVTVMLTYDERLGQFPYVGFKAGERMPIGRNAIRDGGFQVTVAGKRYGKGSSRESSPLAELSAGIRLIVAESFERIYQQNCDNIGILTTTDFTVLDRLIAGEAISIEEFLKGRDALTQQIVRSGGLLAYSRFADWPAPRVRDNATSATPKTLVEKIIDRHLHPGIAGAQRGDGVFIAADWRFSHDYFTGMCAHLMHRAFGKPAPLHAPDHIIAFQDHLVLAPQSIPHVRDGLLSGVANLMEGHTSFSRDYPVRSHGALDNLPGSEGICHALMAEQYALPGQVACGTDSHTPHSGALGCLAFGAGATEIANSWVTGYVRCKVPETLRIEIDGALRDGVTAKDVVLHLLRMDAIRSGSAIGLVFEYGGAAVRAMSIDERATLTNMVAELGGFTGIVEPDERTEAFLKERRGVDFTVESWMKSDAGATYRDTIHIDANAIEPMLARPGDPGNGVPAPQLEQDVAVDIAYGGSCTAGKREDFDFYHEVLRWGVERGIRVPDGTRLYLQFGTMAVRAYCEEQGYLPVFERAGVTLVMPGCGSCANCGPGQSAAANEVTISAINRNFPGRSGPGDVWLASPYTVAASALAGKITTFEQLKRARG